From Chryseobacterium shandongense, the proteins below share one genomic window:
- a CDS encoding GreA/GreB family elongation factor: MEKTVFEKNNIRDYVKTVIAEKIEKLKNFIEFTLEASRDIKKTPKYDSMREEMQEEIYQMQRQLAALNDLRRNMAKVLNNSTERVQLGSLVITNKARFYISVSLGEFFFEGDRFYAISSESPMAKKMMGMKSGDEFTLNKIHQKIIEVL, translated from the coding sequence ATGGAGAAGACAGTATTTGAGAAAAATAACATAAGAGATTATGTAAAAACCGTAATTGCAGAAAAGATAGAAAAGCTGAAAAACTTTATCGAGTTTACCTTGGAAGCAAGCCGGGATATAAAAAAAACTCCGAAATATGACAGCATGCGGGAAGAAATGCAGGAGGAAATTTACCAGATGCAGAGGCAGCTCGCCGCATTGAATGATTTGAGGAGAAATATGGCGAAAGTTTTGAACAATTCTACAGAAAGAGTTCAGCTGGGTTCTTTGGTGATTACCAATAAAGCGAGGTTTTATATTTCTGTTTCTTTGGGAGAGTTCTTTTTTGAAGGAGACCGTTTCTACGCTATTTCTTCCGAAAGCCCAATGGCAAAGAAAATGATGGGCATGAAATCGGGTGATGAATTTACACTTAACAAAATCCATCAGAAAATTATTGAAGTTTTGTGA
- a CDS encoding SRPBCC family protein: MKAILKILGVIILLFVVYAVIAMLAFSGNYHYEKSMIIKAPKEKVWNHISSMQSFNQWNPWMKLDPNMKITYSGTTGEIGDQYCWDSKNDNAGAGCQEIKELVPNQKQKTEMIFKRPFDGQATSEITLSPEGNSTKVTWTMDTEQDAMMKIMRPMMDYQMGKSYEEGLNNLKNLVEK, translated from the coding sequence ATGAAAGCAATTTTAAAAATTCTTGGTGTCATTATTCTTCTCTTTGTTGTATATGCAGTGATTGCAATGCTAGCTTTTAGCGGTAATTACCATTATGAGAAATCAATGATTATAAAGGCTCCGAAAGAAAAAGTCTGGAATCATATCAGCTCAATGCAGTCCTTTAATCAATGGAATCCTTGGATGAAACTGGATCCGAATATGAAAATTACGTATTCGGGGACTACTGGTGAAATAGGCGATCAATACTGTTGGGACAGTAAAAATGATAATGCAGGAGCGGGTTGTCAGGAAATCAAAGAACTGGTTCCGAACCAAAAGCAGAAAACAGAAATGATTTTTAAAAGGCCGTTTGACGGACAGGCTACTTCCGAAATTACACTTTCTCCAGAAGGAAATTCGACCAAAGTAACCTGGACCATGGATACGGAGCAGGACGCCATGATGAAAATAATGAGGCCCATGATGGATTATCAAATGGGAAAATCGTATGAAGAAGGCCTTAACAATCTTAAAAACTTAGTCGAAAAATAA
- a CDS encoding M3 family metallopeptidase → MNILTEKFNTPYHSAPFHQINNEDYLPAFRELIKKSEEEIDTIVNNSEEPTFENVIEALAYSGEQLDAVSNIFFNLNSAETNDELQRIAQEVSPILTEYSSKISQNEALFNKIKKVYDEKEKYNLNEEQQMLLNETYKGFVRSGALLNEEDKEKLKKISMDLSVKSLQFGQNVLASTNNYFKQITRKEDLAGIPEAILEQYAEEAKERNLEGWVVTLQYPSYIPFMTYAENRELRKEIAFANGKKSFDGGEFDNQNLIKELLSLKQQKAELLGYKNYADYVLEERMAKSPTKVIDFLNELLTKAKPYADKEIEELKSMAKADGIEEMQAYDHAFYAEKMRKAKYDLNDEELKPYFPLSQVQDAVFGLAEKLFHLTFEERNDIPKYHEEVKVYEVAEILRQAQNDNTQEADSKKQKEFKALLYVDYFPRKGKRAGAWMTSYKNQYKKNGENSRPHISIVCNFSKPTKDTPSLLTFQEVTTLFHEFGHALHGMLANTQYPTLSGTSVKWDFVELPSQFLENFCYEPEFLKTFAKHYKTGEVLPDEKIEKIAQSKNFMEGYQTLRQLGFGLLDMNYHTKVGELENKSVKEFEDEYTKETQLYPSNPETAMSPSFSHIFQGGYSAGYYSYKWAEVLDADAFQYFKENGIFNSEIAAKYKVLLSSGGTKDPMELYKNFRGSEPKVESLLKRAFG, encoded by the coding sequence ATGAATATATTAACAGAAAAATTTAATACACCATATCATTCGGCACCATTCCATCAAATTAACAATGAAGATTACCTTCCTGCATTCAGGGAGCTGATCAAAAAATCAGAAGAAGAAATAGACACCATCGTCAACAATTCCGAAGAGCCCACTTTTGAAAACGTCATTGAAGCATTGGCGTATTCCGGAGAGCAGCTGGATGCGGTTTCCAATATATTTTTCAATTTGAACTCGGCGGAAACCAACGACGAACTGCAAAGGATCGCCCAGGAAGTTTCTCCGATCTTAACGGAATATTCTTCAAAAATTTCTCAAAATGAAGCACTTTTCAACAAAATAAAAAAAGTGTATGACGAAAAAGAAAAATATAATCTTAATGAAGAGCAGCAAATGCTTTTAAATGAAACTTACAAAGGTTTTGTAAGAAGCGGTGCCCTGTTGAATGAAGAAGACAAAGAGAAACTTAAAAAGATCAGTATGGATTTGTCTGTGAAATCCCTTCAGTTCGGACAAAACGTTTTAGCTTCAACAAACAATTATTTCAAACAAATTACCCGTAAAGAAGATCTTGCCGGAATCCCGGAAGCTATTCTGGAACAATATGCAGAAGAAGCCAAAGAAAGAAACCTCGAAGGCTGGGTGGTAACGTTACAATATCCAAGTTACATTCCGTTCATGACGTATGCTGAAAACCGTGAACTGAGAAAAGAAATTGCATTTGCAAACGGTAAAAAATCTTTCGACGGCGGTGAGTTTGATAACCAGAATCTTATTAAAGAACTTCTTTCTTTAAAACAGCAAAAAGCTGAATTATTAGGCTATAAAAACTACGCAGATTACGTTCTGGAAGAAAGAATGGCAAAATCTCCGACAAAAGTTATTGATTTTCTAAACGAGCTTCTAACCAAAGCAAAACCTTATGCCGACAAAGAAATTGAAGAATTGAAATCTATGGCAAAAGCAGACGGAATTGAAGAAATGCAGGCTTATGATCATGCTTTTTATGCAGAAAAGATGCGTAAAGCAAAATATGATCTTAATGATGAAGAATTAAAGCCTTATTTTCCTTTAAGTCAGGTTCAGGATGCCGTTTTTGGTTTAGCTGAAAAACTTTTCCATTTAACTTTTGAAGAAAGAAACGATATTCCGAAATATCATGAAGAGGTAAAGGTTTATGAAGTTGCTGAAATTCTTCGACAAGCTCAGAATGACAATACGCAAGAAGCCGACAGCAAAAAGCAAAAAGAATTCAAAGCCCTGCTTTATGTAGATTATTTCCCTAGAAAAGGCAAGAGAGCGGGGGCATGGATGACGAGCTATAAAAATCAATACAAAAAAAACGGTGAAAATTCCCGTCCGCATATTTCTATCGTCTGCAATTTCAGCAAACCGACAAAAGATACGCCAAGTTTACTGACGTTTCAGGAAGTGACGACCTTGTTCCATGAATTTGGTCACGCCCTTCACGGAATGCTTGCCAATACGCAATATCCTACTCTTTCCGGAACTTCCGTAAAATGGGACTTCGTGGAATTGCCTTCGCAGTTTCTGGAAAATTTCTGCTACGAACCAGAGTTCCTGAAAACTTTTGCCAAACATTATAAAACCGGAGAAGTTTTACCGGATGAAAAGATTGAAAAAATAGCACAGTCGAAAAACTTTATGGAAGGCTACCAGACTTTGAGACAGCTTGGTTTCGGATTGCTGGATATGAATTACCATACTAAAGTCGGAGAGTTGGAGAATAAAAGTGTGAAAGAGTTTGAAGATGAATACACGAAAGAGACACAATTGTATCCTTCTAATCCTGAAACAGCGATGAGTCCGAGTTTTTCGCATATATTCCAAGGTGGATATTCTGCGGGATATTATTCCTACAAATGGGCGGAAGTTCTGGATGCCGATGCTTTTCAATATTTTAAAGAAAACGGAATTTTCAATTCTGAAATTGCTGCAAAATATAAAGTTCTCCTTTCTTCCGGCGGTACGAAAGACCCAATGGAACTGTACAAAAATTTCAGAGGAAGCGAGCCGAAAGTGGAAAGCTTGTTAAAAAGGGCTTTTGGATAA
- a CDS encoding tetratricopeptide repeat protein, which translates to MNSVTKRLENVKKLQAKRRDNDDYWDQINDLLIKELDEILAIEPGNTSALINIGAIYSDMGEDEQALEYLRKALDLGSDDKNLFINLAIVMTYMGKHPEEYHEYLEIAESKIEDPLTFKAHFDPESR; encoded by the coding sequence ATGAACAGCGTTACCAAAAGACTAGAAAATGTAAAAAAGCTTCAGGCAAAAAGACGGGACAATGACGATTATTGGGACCAGATAAACGATCTTTTAATTAAAGAACTGGATGAAATCTTAGCAATTGAGCCTGGAAATACTTCAGCTTTAATTAATATCGGTGCAATTTATTCGGACATGGGAGAAGACGAACAGGCGTTGGAATATTTACGTAAAGCATTAGATCTTGGCTCGGATGATAAAAATCTGTTTATAAATCTTGCAATTGTGATGACTTATATGGGAAAGCATCCTGAAGAGTACCATGAATATCTTGAAATAGCAGAAAGCAAAATTGAAGATCCGCTGACTTTTAAAGCCCATTTTGATCCTGAGTCTCGTTGA
- a CDS encoding TerD family protein, with translation MAINLQKGQRIDLGFTKMTIGLGWDPNEGMGYDFDLDASAIMIDAERKLVSEDYFVFYNNLSSPDGALTHTGDDPSGKNSDGDDDESIIIDLEKIDERVQEILFVVTIEDYERRKQNFGQVRNSYIRIIDNLTNIEIAKYELDEDFSIETGIEFGRLYKRNGNWKFEASGIGYRADLGFFLEKYYKGQIIK, from the coding sequence ATGGCAATTAATTTACAGAAAGGGCAAAGAATTGATCTGGGATTCACTAAGATGACGATTGGTCTTGGATGGGACCCGAATGAAGGAATGGGATATGATTTTGACCTCGATGCTTCCGCAATTATGATTGATGCGGAACGAAAACTGGTAAGTGAAGACTATTTTGTTTTTTATAATAATCTGAGTTCGCCAGACGGTGCTCTTACGCATACCGGTGATGATCCGAGCGGGAAAAACAGCGATGGCGACGATGATGAATCTATTATCATTGATCTCGAAAAGATAGATGAAAGGGTACAGGAAATTCTTTTCGTGGTAACTATTGAAGATTATGAGAGAAGAAAACAAAATTTCGGGCAGGTAAGAAATTCATATATCAGAATTATTGATAATCTTACGAATATAGAAATTGCCAAATATGAACTTGATGAAGACTTTTCCATAGAAACGGGAATCGAATTCGGAAGGCTTTACAAACGTAATGGAAACTGGAAATTTGAAGCATCCGGAATCGGATACAGAGCAGATTTAGGCTTTTTCCTTGAAAAATACTACAAAGGGCAGATCATTAAATAA
- a CDS encoding lysylphosphatidylglycerol synthase transmembrane domain-containing protein: MEKKTKNPLKSILTIVISLAFAGFFLWFALKGLDFKVIQKSLSKANYWWVAFAACFGIAAYWFRAIRWNLMLEPMGHRISNSNSLWSISFGYLMNLTIPRSGEVARATALYGVEKVPVDQSFGTIILERVVDLVCMVIFLCLTAIFKFNTILSFYHFVMEKKDEKEKFIPNFFERQMMKLGINNFDSFYFYLKLGLVVLIVIGLILFYKFKKEKLINFGKGILQGLTSIFKLKQKGKFILYTIGIWVSYYFAAYLVCFALPETSDFTFDDGFLILVVGTFGMIIPASGGIGAFNLAMKYGFMALFISMGKSGEVGGEVGLTYSFISLPLQICIMLVMGLISIPMLAKARNTIVAEKEFAE, translated from the coding sequence ATGGAGAAGAAAACGAAGAACCCATTAAAATCAATTCTTACAATAGTAATCTCGCTTGCTTTTGCAGGCTTTTTTTTATGGTTTGCATTAAAGGGATTAGACTTTAAAGTCATCCAGAAATCATTATCAAAAGCAAATTACTGGTGGGTAGCATTTGCAGCGTGTTTCGGAATTGCAGCATATTGGTTCAGGGCCATACGATGGAACCTGATGCTGGAGCCAATGGGACACCGTATTTCCAATTCCAATTCCTTATGGTCGATTTCATTCGGATATTTAATGAATCTTACCATTCCGAGAAGTGGCGAAGTGGCACGTGCGACCGCTTTGTACGGAGTGGAAAAAGTTCCCGTTGATCAGTCTTTCGGGACAATTATTCTGGAAAGGGTGGTTGATCTGGTTTGTATGGTTATATTTCTTTGTTTAACAGCTATATTTAAATTCAATACGATTTTATCATTTTATCATTTTGTAATGGAAAAGAAGGATGAAAAAGAAAAATTTATTCCTAACTTTTTTGAAAGACAGATGATGAAGCTTGGAATAAATAATTTTGATTCTTTTTATTTCTATCTTAAATTAGGTTTGGTTGTATTGATTGTAATTGGTCTGATACTTTTCTATAAGTTTAAAAAAGAAAAACTGATTAATTTTGGAAAAGGAATTCTTCAAGGCCTGACTTCCATATTCAAATTAAAACAAAAAGGAAAATTCATCCTTTACACTATAGGAATCTGGGTCTCCTATTATTTCGCAGCCTATCTCGTTTGTTTTGCATTACCCGAAACTTCAGATTTTACTTTTGATGACGGATTCCTGATTCTCGTAGTAGGTACTTTCGGAATGATCATCCCTGCAAGTGGTGGGATCGGGGCCTTTAACCTGGCGATGAAATATGGTTTTATGGCATTATTCATCTCAATGGGGAAAAGCGGAGAAGTAGGTGGAGAAGTCGGGTTAACCTATTCTTTCATCTCATTGCCGTTGCAAATTTGTATTATGCTTGTGATGGGATTAATCTCAATTCCGATGCTGGCTAAAGCAAGAAATACAATTGTTGCTGAAAAAGAATTTGCAGAATAA
- the panD gene encoding aspartate 1-decarboxylase, with the protein MLIEVFKSKIHRVRVTASDLNYIGSITIDEDLIEAAGLVVGERVYIVNVNNGERFDTYVIKGKRKSGEVCLNGPAARKVQRDDIIIIIAYAQMTPEEARDFQPKIVFPDEKTNLLT; encoded by the coding sequence ATGTTAATAGAAGTTTTTAAGTCTAAGATTCACAGGGTGAGAGTTACGGCTTCTGACCTTAATTATATCGGCAGTATTACAATAGATGAAGACCTTATTGAAGCAGCAGGTCTTGTAGTAGGAGAAAGAGTGTATATCGTAAACGTAAACAACGGTGAGCGTTTTGACACGTATGTGATAAAAGGTAAAAGGAAATCAGGAGAAGTGTGTCTCAATGGTCCGGCTGCCAGAAAAGTACAGAGGGATGATATCATTATCATCATTGCTTATGCGCAAATGACCCCTGAAGAAGCCAGAGATTTTCAGCCAAAAATTGTTTTCCCGGATGAAAAAACAAATCTTTTGACGTAA
- a CDS encoding HU family DNA-binding protein produces MNKSELIDAIAKDAGITKVAAKAALESFINNVMTTLKKKDGKVSLVGFGTFSVAERAARQGINPATKKPIKIAAKKVAKFKAGADLSNAVSGAKKK; encoded by the coding sequence ATGAACAAGTCTGAATTAATCGACGCAATCGCAAAAGATGCAGGTATCACTAAAGTTGCAGCAAAGGCTGCTTTAGAATCATTCATCAATAACGTAATGACTACGTTAAAGAAAAAAGACGGAAAAGTTTCTTTAGTAGGATTTGGTACTTTCTCAGTAGCTGAGAGAGCTGCAAGACAAGGGATTAACCCTGCAACAAAAAAACCGATCAAAATTGCGGCTAAAAAAGTTGCTAAATTCAAGGCTGGAGCTGATCTTTCCAACGCAGTTTCAGGAGCTAAGAAAAAATAA